In one Lolium rigidum isolate FL_2022 chromosome 3, APGP_CSIRO_Lrig_0.1, whole genome shotgun sequence genomic region, the following are encoded:
- the LOC124701129 gene encoding LOW QUALITY PROTEIN: mediator of RNA polymerase II transcription subunit 12-like (The sequence of the model RefSeq protein was modified relative to this genomic sequence to represent the inferred CDS: inserted 2 bases in 2 codons; deleted 2 bases in 1 codon) gives MQRYAGAGNSNSSGFSGGPVSSGRESSSRLEASPYASPNYPVNPRRQPQLAPYRLKCDKEPLNNKLGPPDFYPQTPNCPEETLTKEYVQSGYKETVDGIEEAREIVLSNISYFCKPDIVAKCKEALKKRLRAINESRAQKRKAGQVYGVPLSGSLLIKPGVYPEQRPCNEDSRRKWTEALAQPNKRLRLLSEHVPHGYRRKSLFDVLTRCNVPLLRATWFVKVTYLNQPQVRPTSSSISTGASDNQRSNQWTKDVVEYLQQLLDEFCSKEVPPSFKEQPSPGLISGATLVKMKTEASSVGGDTEEPVVHFKWWYMVRLVQWHLTEELLVPSVLIEWLCYQLQERDSVEALELLLPVVLGLVETITLSQTYVRMFVEILVRRLSDASVVDNPKRSSISSVIAELLRYMVLAVPDTFVSFDCFPLPSVVAPDVYGRGALLKITGGGEISSSKRPDVYRYLSCGYAVCSIQRRASDLSTLANPNLQARGAAKVVQALDKALVTGNLTMAYSSLFNDLSDALMEERWIKEVSPCLQSSLMWIGTVELSLICSVFFLCEWATCDYRDCRTSPSLNVKFSGRRDLSQIHVAVSILKNKMNEMNNLSRSKSRSRMAMNNIGKGSSLNDASLAATTVDDSSGLRNNAKIEEKNERKDMFESPGPLHDIIVCWLDQHEVSSAAGFKRVDVLIIELTRSGLFYPQAYVRQLIISGVTDRSGTLLDMERKRRHHRILKQLPGSSLFDVLEEDLVVEEQQLREMMSTYSSERRLVLSELSSGLSVDANDRGEYTSSSFFRKQSDILVASGGSNHSSVPEQVEDVKVMVSSLLCFIYPHSVESEHCETKMNFQGSSTSTLTQVDNGEVKNGCEDCMRIKGQKLDERTSPYQAFPLVQSDEEDAWWVKKGTELHESFKAEPALKSIKQTSRGRAKVVRKTQNLAQLATARIEGSQGASTSHLCESKLSCPHHKPSTDGDNAKDAYHTRMTNLAEVGKSLKKLRLLERRSISVWLLKSVRQLVEGNETTACKASNSLSSFSSLPDDKTVSKWRLGDEELMSILYILDTCCDLVSGARFLVWLLAKIRGGMATLGQVGRSGTHMKNRDNQVCQVGEALVFSSLLRYENILLATDLLPEVLNASTNRHFVLANARHSAPAALPYTRYFLRKYRDVASVVRWEKNFRTTCDQRLLTELDNGRSIDGDLISSSGVSAGEEMDEQVRQKLNGRGSRIVPNMKEIVQRQTEELQRNLKEKKIPATPKSPSFEKEDGYQIAHDTVLGLFECIRQNXGVSSDGDPSAVFAAVSAIVVNAGQAIAKHLDFTGGNYHGVPSIGNSLNFVRHTLHVHISSLCLLKEALGDRFSRVFEVALAVEASSAVTAAFAPPKIQRNQFQPSSEAHDAYGNHTNELLSTSGKGFVGRAGKGAAAISALIVGAVVHGAVSLERMVAVLKIKDGLDILQILRGLRTGTNGASRSTGTFKMDNSVEVLVHWFRILLGNCRTVYDGLIADILGESYVLALSRLQQKLPLNVVFPPAYSIFAMVRWRQYILSREDVQAYQSIENAINDITKHQPFRDICFRNTHQLYDLLAADGGDSEFAAMLEMNCSDKNLKHLFIPLRARXFLNALVDCKTPAVIQMDGSEPGEAKENELKLSEKLGQVLDTLQPAKFHWQWVELRLLLDEQALAEKIGKAEKSKTPTSILREIIDGLRSLCPNSESFALSESEKGFTEIILSRLVARPDAAPLYSEVVHLLGKLHDSLVVDVKWILQGLDALLGRKSTRQQLVSLAQRKGVSVKTQVWKPWGWSSLLSDVMANRTAKRKLEVTPIEEGEVVDDAEAKRPIKSTPHNVDRSIESIRSVNKYVTEKALAELMLPCIDRSNAEFRGIFAGEVIKQMGTVSEHIKAISRNGTKHAGLVPSGNEVSSNKPSGRKGIRGGSPSIGRRGTVGNDPTPPSASALQATVWLRLQFIIRLLPVILADRNMRQTLASTILCLLAARIIYEDADSPVPPANLATLRREVDSLLEPPVDVLLDRPSESLFERLLCVLHALLGNSKPSWLKTKPVSKPPVRAPRDITAFDVEAAVGLQSALDHMELPGTIRRKIQAALPILPPCRHRSIQCQPPQLSLAALSPLQSSTSSTAGPQQKNTPLSWVPTNISSRSKATLPSQDPEMEVDPWTLLEDGTSCPSASSGSNGASGITADHANLKACSWLKGAVRVRRTELTYIGSLDDDS, from the exons ATGCAGAGGTACGCGGGCGCCGGCAACAGCAACAGCTCCGGGTTCTCCGGCGGCCCGGTGTCGAGCGGCAGGGAGAGCAGCTCCAGGCTAGAAGCGTCGCCCTACGCTTCGCCTAATTACCCGGTGAACCCGAG GCGGCAACCACAGCTAGCTCCATACAGGCTAAAGTGTGACAAGGAACCACTTAACAACAA GCTTGGACCACCTGACTTCTATCCTCAAACACCAAACTGTCCGGAAGAGACATTAACGAAAGAATATGTACAGTCTGGGTATAAAGAGACTGTTGACGGAATTGAG GAAGCAAGAGAGATCGTACTCAGTAATATATCATACTTCTGCAAGCCAGATATTGTTGCAAAATGCAAGGAG GCACTAAAGAAGCGGTTGAGGGCTATTAATGAATCTCGTGCTCAGAAGAGAAAG GCTGGCCAAGTTTATGGAGTTCCTCTTTCTGGATCACTGTTGATAAAACCTGGAGTTTATCCGGAGCAAAGGCCATGCAATGAGGACTCCCGCAGAAAATGGACTGAG GCCCTTGCCCAGCCAAACAAGAGGCTGCGTTTATTATCTGAGCATGTTCCTCATGGTTATCGTAGGAAATCACTTTTTGATGTTCTCACTCGATGTAATGTCCCATTACTAAGGGCAACATGGTTTGTTAAAGTTACATACCTCAATCAG CCACAGGTCCGACCAACATCCAGCAGTATTTCAACAGGTGCTTCTGATAATCAACGATCCAACCAGTGGACAAAGGATGTCGTTGAATACTTACAACAGCTACTGGACGAATTTTGTTCAAAAGAGGTACCTCCGTCTTTTAAGGAACAGCCATCACCAGGGCTTATTTCTGGGGCAACTCTAGTAAAAATGAAAACCGAAGCATCCTCTGTTGGTGGAGACACTGAAGAGCCTGTGGTGCACTTCAAATGGTGGTATATGGTTCGTCTTGTACAATGGCATCTCACAGAAGAATTGCTAGTTCCCTCGGTACTTATTGAATGGTTATGTTACCAACTTCAG GAGAGGGATTCAGTCGAGGCCTTAGAGCTTCTTTTGCCTGTTGTACTAGGTTTGGTTGAGACCATCACTCTCTCACAAACATACGTGCGTATGTTCGTGGAAATTCTGGTTAGACGTCTGAGTGATGCTTCTGTTGTTGATAACCCGAAAAGGTCATCTATCTCTTCTGTCATAGCTGAGTTACTGCGATACATGGTACTTGCAGTACCGGATACATTTGTTTCTTTCGACTGCTTTCCTCTTCCTTCAGTTGTGGCCCCAGATGTATATGGTAGAGGTGCTTTGCTGAAGATAACTGGTGGTGGTGAAATCTCTAGTTCTAAGAGGCCGGATGTGTACCGGTACCTTTCCTGCGGTTATGCTGTGTGTTCAATTCAGAGACGTGCATCAGATCTTTCGACTCTTGCCAATCCCAACCTTCAAGCACGTGGTGCAGCAAAAGTGGTACAGGCTTTGGACAAGGCTCTTGTCACTGGAAATTTGACAATGGCGTATTCTTCACTCTTTAATGATCTATCTGATGCACTAATGGAAGAAAGGTGGATTAAAGAAGTCAGCCCTTGCTTGCAGTCTTCTCTAATGTGGATTGGAACTGTTGAGTTATCCCTAATCTGTTCTGTCTTTTTTCTTTGTGAATGGGCAACATGTGATTATCGTGATTGTCGTACATCTCCCAGTCTGAATGTAAAATTTTCAGGGAGAAGAGATTTATCTCAGATACATGTGGCAGTGTCTATCTTAAAAAACAAAATGAATGAGATGAATAACTTGTCTCGGTCTAAGAGTAGAAGTCGCATGGCAATGAATAATATTGGTAAAGGTTCTTCGTTGAATGATGCTTCTTTAGCAGCAACTACAGTGGATGATTCTTCTGGATTGAGAAATAATGCAAAGATTGAGGAGAAGAATGAAAGGAAGGATATGTTTGAAAGTCCTGGTCCGCTGCATGATATTATTGTGTGTTGGCTGGATCAGCATGAGGTTAGCAGTGCTGCAGGTTTTAAACGCGTGGATGTTCTCATCATAGAGCTTACTCGCAGCGGTCTATTTTATCCTCAAGCTTATGTAAGGCAGCTAATTATCAGTGGAGTAACTGATAGGAGTGGTACTTTGCTAGATATGGAAAGGAAAAGGAGGCACCACAGAATATTAAAGCAGCTTCCTGGGTCATCTTTATTTGATGTTCTTGAGGAAGATTTAGTTGTTGAAGAGCAACAATTGCGTGAGATGATGTCAACCTATTCTAGTGAGCGTCGCCTTGTGCTTTCTGAACTTTCGAGTGGTCTGTCAGTTGATGCAAATGACAGGGGTGAATATACTTCAAGTTCCTTCTTTCGGAAGCAGAGTGATATTTTGGTTGCATCAGGAGGCTCTAATCATAGCAGTGTGCCTGAACAAGTAGAAGATGTGAAAGTTATGGTGTCGAGCCTGTTGTGTTTTATTTATCCTCACTCAGTGGAATCAGAACATTGTGAAACCAAAATGAACTTCCAGGGATCATCAACTTCAACACTCACACAAGTGGATAATGGAGAAGTGAAAAATGGCTGTGAGGATTGTATGAGGATCAAGGGACAGAAATTGGATGAGAGAACCTCCCCTTACCAGGCGTTCCCATTGGTTCAATCAGATGAGGAAGATGCTTGGTGGGTAAAGAAAGGGACAGAGCTACATGAATCTTTTAAGGCTGAACCTGCACTGAAATCCATTAAACAAACCTCTAGAGGTAGGGCAAAAGTGGTTCGCAAAACACAGAATCTTGCACAGCTTGCGACTGCTAGGATCGAAGGCAGTCAGGGG GCATCTACTAGTCATCTTTGTGAGAGCAAGCTGAGCTGTCCCCACCATAAACCTAGCACTGATGGTGACAATGCCAAAGATGCGTATCACACAAGGATGACAAATCTGGCCGAAGTTGGGAAGTCGTTGAAGAAACTTAGATTACTTGAAAGGCGCTCCATCTCTGTGTGGTTGTTGAAATCAGTAAGGCAACTTGTTGAAGGAAATGAAACGACAGCTTGTAAAGCTAGCAATTCCTTAAGCTCCTTTTCCTCTCTGCCTGATGACAAAACTGTGTCCAAATGGAGGCTAGGCGATGAAGAACTAATGTCAATTCTCTATATACTTGACACATGCTGTGATTTAGTCTCTGGTGCAAGGTTCCTTGTATGGTTGCTAGCAAAAATTCGTGGTGGAATGGCTACGCTAGGTCAAGTCGGGAGAAGTGGTACGCATATGAAAAACAGAGATAACCAAGTTTGTCAGGTTGGTGAGGCACTTGTGTTCTCATCCTTGCTtag GTATGAGAACATACTTCTTGCAACTGATCTCTTGCCTGAAGTTCTCAATGCTTCAACGAACAGACATTTTGTGTTAGCAAATGCAAGGCATTCTGCACCGGCAGCTTTGCCTTATACCCGATATTTTTTAAGGAAGTACAGAGATGTGGCTAGCGTGGTTAGGTGGGAGAAGAATTTTAGGACCACATGTGACCAGCGACTGCTAACTGAGCTTGATAATGGGCGATCAATAGATGGTGATTTGATTTCTTCTTCAGGAGTTTCAGCAGGTGAAGAGATGGATGAGCAGGTCCGTCAAAAGCTGAATGGAAGGGGTTCAAGAATTGTTCCAAACATGAAAGAGATAGTGCAGCGGCAAACTGAAGAGCTTCAACGCAATTTGAAGGAAAAGAAAATTCCTGCAACGCCCAAGAGTCCCTCGTTTGAGAAGGAAGACGGTTATCAAATTGCACATGATACTGTTTTGGGCTTATTTGAATGTATCCGGCAAA GGGGAGTAAGTTCAGATGGAGACCCTTCAGCAGTTTTTGCTGCTGTTTCTGCAATTGTTGTCAATGCCGGGCAAGCCATAGCTAAACATTTGGATTTCACAGGGGGTAACTATCATGGAGTTCCTTCTATTGGTAATTCATTGAACTTTGTTCGGCACACTTTACACGTCCACATAAGTTCTCTCTGCTTACTGAAAGAAGCTTTGGGGGATCGCTTCAGTCGTGTATTTGAAGTAGCTCTGGCTGTTGAAGCATCTTCAGCTGTAACAGCAGCCTTTGCTCCTCCTAAGATCCAGCGCAATCAGTTTCAACCATCTTCTGAGGCCCATGATGCCTATGGAAATCACACTAATGAACTTCTAAGTACCTCAGGGAAAGGCTTTGTTGGGAGGGCTGGAAAAGGTGCTGCTGCTATTTCTGCACTTATTGTGGGAGCTGTTGTTCATGGAGCTGTTAGTCTTGAGCGGAtggttgctgtcctgaaaataaAAGATGGCTTGGACATTCTGCAGATCCTAAGAGGATTGAGAACTGGCACTAATGGTGCGtcccgttccactggaacttttaAGATGGATAATTCAGTAGAAGTTTTGGTTCATTGGTTTAGGATTCTATTAGGGAACTGCAGAACCGTCTATGATGGGCTTATTGCAGATATTCTTGGTGAGTCCTATGTTCTTGCACTCTCAAGGTTGCAGCAGAAACTTCCTTTAAATGTGGTCTTTCCTCCAGCCTATTCAATTTTTGCAATGGTCCGTTGGAGACAGTATATCCTTAGCCGTGAAGATGTGCAGGCTTACCAGAGTATTGAGAATGCAATAAACGACATCACAAAGCATCAACCTTTTCGAGATATCTGCTTCCGCAATACACATCAGCTGTATGATCTTCTAGCTGCTGATGGTGGTGATTCGGAGTTTGCTGCAATGCTTGAAATGAACTGCTCCGACAAGAATCTGAAgcacctatttatacctctccgtGCCC CTTTTTTGAACGCTCTTGTTGATTGTAAAACACCAGCAGTCATCcagatggatggttcagaacctggTGAGGCAAAAGAGAATGAGTTAAAACTCTCGGAGAAGCTTGGTCAAGTACTTGATACCCTCCAACCTGCAAAGTTCCATTGGCAATGGGTTGAGTTGAGGCTTCTTTTAGATGAACAGGCTCTTGCAGAAAAAATTGGAAAAGCTGAAAAAAGTAAGACACCAACATCGATACTGCGGGAAATTATTGATGGACTTCGATCGCTGTGCCCTAATTCTGAGAGCTTTGCCCTATCTGAAAGCGAGAAAGGGTTTACTGAAATCATCCTGTCGAGATTAGTTGCCAGACCTGATGCTGCTCCTCTCTACTCAGAAGTTGTCCACCTTCTTGGGAAGCTACATGATTCACTTGTTGTGGATGTCAAATGGATCCTTCAAGGGCTAGATGCCCTTCTGGGACGCAAGTCCACAAGACAACAGCTTGTAAGTCTTGCTCAAAGAAAAGGAGTTTCAGTAAAGACACAGGTGTGGAAGCCATGGGGATGGTCCAGCTTGCTTAGTGATGTAATGGCTAATAGAACTGCCAAAAGGAAATTGGAAGTCACTCCAATTGAGGAAGGAGAAGTTGTGGATGATGCTGAAGCCAAAAGGCCAATCAAAAGTACTCCCCATAATGTGGATAGAAGCATTGAAAGCATTAGATCTGTTAATAAATATGTAACCGAGAAAGCCCTTGCGGAATTAATGTTGCCATGCATCGATAGAAGCAATGCAGAATTTCGCGGTATATTTGCTGGGGAAGTAATCAAACAGATGGGAACTGTCAGCGAACACATCAAAGCAATATCACGAAATGGTACAAAACATGCTGGTTTGGTCCCTTCAGGAAATGAAGTTTCATCTAATAAACCCAGTGGTCGTAAAGGAATTAGAGGTGGAAGCCCAAGTATTGGCAGGCGAGGCACGGTTGGTAATGATCCAACCCCCCCTTCAGCATCTGCCCTGCAGGCAACAGTGTGGTTACGCCTCCAATTTATAATTAGGTTACTTCCAGTAATCTTGGCAGACAG GAACATGAGGCAGACACTTGCTTCTACGATACTATGCTTGCTTGCGGCGCGCATAATCTACGAGGATGCAGATTCACCCGTTCCTCCTGCCAATTTAGCTACGTTGAGGCGGGAAGTGGACTCTTTGCTGGAACCTCCTGTAGATGTCCTGCTGGATCGCCCAAGCGAGAGTCTTTTTGAGAGGCTTTTATGTGTTCTCCATGCACTGCTTGGGAACTCCAAACCAAGCTGGCTAAAGACAAAGCCAGTTTCCAAGCCACCCGTTAGAGCTCCGCGAGATATCACTGCATTTGATGTTGAAGCTGCTGTGGGCTTGCAG TCCGCATTGGACCATATGGAGTTGCCTGGGACAATCAGGCGAAAGATCCAAGCCGCTCTGCCGATCCTCCCACCATGTCGTCACAGGTCTATACAGTGTCAACCTCCTCAGCTGTCCTTGGCTGCACTATCACCACTCCAGAGCAGCACTTCATCCACCGCAGGCCCTCAACAAAAGAACACCCCTCTCAGCTGGGTCCCCACCAACATCTCAAGCAGAAGCAAGGCGACACTGCCTTCCCAGGACCCCGAGATGGAGGTGGATCCCTGGACCTTGCTCGAAGATGGCACTAGCTGTCCGTCTGCCTCGTCAGGAAGCAATGGGGCCAGCGGGATCACTGCTGACCACGCCAACCTCAAAGCGTGCAGCTGGCTCAAGGGTGCGGTCAGGGTGAGACGGACAGAGCTGACCTACATTGGGTCTCTAGATGACGACAGCTGA